The nucleotide window CCAGTGGTTTCTAGTGCTGATTGGGCTGTGAGTTACAGATCTTTAACTGCCTGTGCACTAAAGAACTCATCAGTGATAATGAGCTGTTATTATAAATACCCTACTCAACATCAGATCATGAAAGTGTTCTGGACCAAATACCCTGAAAGAAATGGTGATGAGTATCCAGATCTGTCTGAGGACCCTGAATACAGTCTGAGGCTTCAGTATCTGGGAGATAAACAGCACAACTGCACCCTCAGACTGAGTCATGTGACAGAGAGAGATGAACGCGAGTATTACTGCAGAATCACAACTAATGTAACAGAAGGAAGATGGATTGGCGTTCCAGGAGTGGTTCTCTCTGTCACAGGTGACTCTCCTGAGGTTTCTCTCTTCTTGTGGTCATTATGTAGAATAATAATCAGTGTATGAGAGCAGCACTAgatataatgtgtgtgttgtgttcagatCTTCAGCTGGAGTCTCCTGAGAGAGTGACAGAGGGAGATTCAGTCCGTCTGACATGTAACAGCAGCTGTAAACTGACTGACACACCAACATTCATCTGGTACAGAAACTCACACACATTGACTGTAGGAAATATTGAAAACCAACTCATCCTCAAGTCAGTCAGAAGAGAAGATGCAGGCAGATATAGATGTGCTGTACATggacacacactcacatcacCTGAGGTCTATCTCAATGTCATGTGTGAGTATGGAAGGTCATTTtaacattcaatcattcattaggTACTAATTAAGTAGTCTCTTGTACTTGGTACTTGTCTGTTAGATACTAGTACCTTTTTAATTTATGCTAGTCATTTTAGATACTTAGACATcttttgtaattaataaaaaaaaacaattattgtaaTCACATGTATTCCGTACAGTGACCACtgtagttcataaaaaaaaaacttagtagtaaaataataataacattttttttttaaagttatttattaaataggaattaataataaatatttgtgaaTGAAATATCAAATGTGTAATCCATTTTCAAAATTAATGCTTTTTCTTCTAGATGCTCCAAAAAAGACATTCATATCTGTGAGTCCATGTTGTGCAATAATGGCTggagattcagtgactctgagctgcagcagtGATTCAAACCCTCCTGCCCTGAACCTCAGTTTTTTTAAAGGAGAAACATCTGTAGGATCTGGAAGAATCTTCAACATCTCCAAGATTAGCTCTGATGACAGTGGAGAATACAAGTGCAGAGCCACAAATGAACATGGAGAGAAATACTCTGATCCTGTGACTTTAGATGTCCAGTGTGAGTTTATTAATCATATTCTACATGTTTAAGCACttagaccatatatatatatatatatatatatatatatatatatatatatatatatatatatatatatatatatatatatatatatatatatatatatatatatatatatataaatacatacatacacacacacacacacacacacatatatatatatatatatatatatacacacacacacacacacacacacacacacatatatatatatatatatatatatatatatatatatatatatatatatatatatatatatatatatatatatatacaaacatatatatatatatacttgtatacatacatatacatatatatatatatatatatatatatatatatatatatatatatatatatatatatacatatatatatatatatatatatatatatatatatatatatatatacatatatatatatatatatatacatatatatatatatatatatatatatatatatatatatatatatatatatatatatatatatattttttttttttttttttttttatgtgtgtgttagtattgtattatatttatctaTTCATAATAAACAACTGGAGCTTCTTTTGTTTCGGCAGTCAGATTTATCCTCTGGTCTCCAGAATTTGGTGTTGGTTTTGCAGTTGGTGTTTTTCTTGGTGGAGGATCCGCGGCTCTCTTTGCTGTGATTTACATCTGGTGAGAAAATGTTGTATGAATAAGTTGTAATAAAATAAGTATACGGCAATAAGTCAAACTGGTTTCCAGTGTATGTTGtattaagaacaaaaaaaaattataaattattacaaattaattaataaaaaaataaaatatgaaatgataaaacatatggtataaactgtac belongs to Danio rerio strain Tuebingen ecotype United States chromosome 1, GRCz12tu, whole genome shotgun sequence and includes:
- the LOC141375123 gene encoding B-cell receptor CD22-like isoform X2 → MLMWLRMAPALHLIFLLIIHMVSSADWAVSYRSLTACALKNSSVIMSCYYKYPTQHQIMKVFWTKYPERNGDEYPDLSEDPEYSLRLQYLGDKQHNCTLRLSHVTERDEREYYCRITTNVTEGRWIGVPGVVLSVTDLQLESPERVTEGDSVRLTCNSSCKLTDTPTFIWYRNSHTLTVGNIENQLILKSVRREDAGRYRCAVHGHTLTSPEVYLNVMYAPKKTFISVSPCCAIMAGDSVTLSCSSDSNPPALNLSFFKGETSVGSGRIFNISKISSDDSGEYKCRATNEHGEKYSDPVTLDVQFRFILWSPEFGVGFAVGVFLGGGSAALFAVIYICLSRRKSRRSAVKESVISDTYAGLDLQSATSNLYDTLTSVHHRPAENSCSTLDPQSSSEHHNPPINRRLQ
- the LOC141375123 gene encoding B-cell receptor CD22-like isoform X1, whose translation is MLMWLRMAPALHLIFLLIIHMVSSADWAVSYRSLTACALKNSSVIMSCYYKYPTQHQIMKVFWTKYPERNGDEYPDLSEDPEYSLRLQYLGDKQHNCTLRLSHVTERDEREYYCRITTNVTEGRWIGVPGVVLSVTDLQLESPERVTEGDSVRLTCNSSCKLTDTPTFIWYRNSHTLTVGNIENQLILKSVRREDAGRYRCAVHGHTLTSPEVYLNVMYAPKKTFISVSPCCAIMAGDSVTLSCSSDSNPPALNLSFFKGETSVGSGRIFNISKISSDDSGEYKCRATNEHGEKYSDPVTLDVQFRFILWSPEFGVGFAVGVFLGGGSAALFAVIYICLSRRKSRRSAVKESVISDTYAGLDLQSATSNLYDTLTSVHHRPAENSCSTLDPQSSSEHHNPPEAAVRGGARNHQS
- the LOC141375123 gene encoding B-cell receptor CD22-like isoform X3, whose product is MSCYYKYPTQHQIMKVFWTKYPERNGDEYPDLSEDPEYSLRLQYLGDKQHNCTLRLSHVTERDEREYYCRITTNVTEGRWIGVPGVVLSVTDLQLESPERVTEGDSVRLTCNSSCKLTDTPTFIWYRNSHTLTVGNIENQLILKSVRREDAGRYRCAVHGHTLTSPEVYLNVMYAPKKTFISVSPCCAIMAGDSVTLSCSSDSNPPALNLSFFKGETSVGSGRIFNISKISSDDSGEYKCRATNEHGEKYSDPVTLDVQFRFILWSPEFGVGFAVGVFLGGGSAALFAVIYICLSRRKSRRSAVKESVISDTYAGLDLQSATSNLYDTLTSVHHRPAENSCSTLDPQSSSEHHNPPEAAVRGGARNHQS